A window from Phaeocystidibacter marisrubri encodes these proteins:
- the lpdA gene encoding dihydrolipoyl dehydrogenase, with protein sequence MSSYDVIVIGSGPGGYVAAIRAAQLGKKTAIIEKYNTLGGTCLNVGCIPSKALLDSSEHFHNAESTFADHGIEINAPKVNIEQMINRKQSVVDQTCEGVAFLMKKNNIDVHTGLGSFKDKNTVVVKGEDGETELKGDKIIIATGSKPVELPFAKFDKERIISSTEALKLSEVPKHLIVIGGGVIGLELGSVYRRLGAEVTVVEYADSIIPTMDRAMGKDLQRTLKKLGMSINLNHKVSSVTRDGDKVTVVAENKKGEEVSFEGDYCLVSVGRRPYTQGLGLDNAGVKVDDRGRIEVNDHLETNVEGIYAIGDVVRGAMLAHKAEEEGTFVAEWIAGEKPHMDYNLIPNIVYTWPEVAGVGKTEEQLKEEGAKYKTGSFPMRALGRSRASGDIDGSVKILADAETDEVLGVHICAARAADMIMEATVAMEFRASAEDIARICHGHPTYTEAIKEAAMDATAKRSIHS encoded by the coding sequence ATGAGCTCATATGACGTTATCGTGATCGGTTCTGGTCCCGGTGGTTACGTTGCAGCCATTCGCGCTGCTCAACTAGGAAAGAAAACTGCGATTATTGAGAAGTATAACACTTTGGGTGGTACTTGTTTGAACGTTGGTTGTATTCCTTCCAAGGCTCTTCTCGATTCTTCGGAACACTTCCACAATGCAGAGTCAACTTTTGCAGATCACGGTATCGAAATCAATGCGCCAAAGGTGAACATTGAACAGATGATTAACCGCAAGCAATCGGTAGTTGATCAAACGTGTGAGGGTGTTGCTTTCTTGATGAAGAAGAACAACATTGATGTTCACACGGGTTTGGGATCTTTCAAAGACAAGAATACCGTTGTAGTAAAAGGTGAAGATGGCGAGACTGAACTCAAGGGTGACAAGATCATCATTGCTACCGGTTCTAAGCCAGTTGAATTGCCTTTTGCCAAGTTTGATAAAGAGCGAATCATTTCAAGCACAGAAGCGTTAAAGCTTTCTGAAGTTCCAAAGCACCTCATCGTTATTGGTGGTGGTGTAATTGGTCTTGAATTGGGTTCAGTTTATCGTCGTTTGGGTGCAGAGGTTACCGTAGTGGAGTATGCCGATAGCATCATTCCTACGATGGACCGCGCTATGGGGAAGGATCTTCAGCGTACCCTTAAGAAGTTGGGTATGTCTATCAACCTAAACCACAAAGTGAGTTCTGTAACTCGCGATGGCGATAAAGTGACTGTAGTTGCAGAAAACAAGAAGGGCGAAGAAGTGTCTTTTGAAGGTGATTACTGTCTCGTTTCTGTAGGTCGTCGCCCGTATACACAAGGACTCGGACTAGACAATGCAGGAGTGAAAGTGGACGATCGCGGAAGAATTGAAGTGAACGATCACCTCGAAACGAACGTAGAAGGCATTTACGCGATTGGAGATGTGGTTCGTGGTGCTATGCTCGCTCACAAAGCAGAAGAGGAAGGAACTTTTGTTGCTGAATGGATTGCAGGTGAAAAGCCACACATGGATTACAATTTGATTCCAAATATCGTTTACACTTGGCCAGAAGTAGCAGGTGTAGGTAAAACGGAAGAGCAGTTGAAAGAAGAAGGCGCGAAGTACAAAACGGGATCATTCCCAATGAGAGCCCTTGGACGTTCACGTGCATCTGGTGACATTGATGGTTCTGTGAAAATTTTGGCCGATGCTGAAACCGATGAAGTACTCGGCGTACACATCTGTGCTGCTCGTGCTGCCGATATGATTATGGAAGCTACAGTAGCGATGGAATTCCGCGCATCTGCAGAGGATATTGCCCGCATTTGTCACGGTCACCCTACCTACACAGAGGCCATCAAAGAAGCGGCCATGGATGCGACTGCAAAGCGTTCCATCCATTCTTAA
- the lnt gene encoding apolipoprotein N-acyltransferase — translation MRKLLAALSTAGLLAIAWPANGSLTPLVFGAFIPMLWLEKVIRLSDSKHRGRQLFFYAWLSFGLFNLGTTWWVSYAHWSGTAATTIVNGGLMAFCFWLFHIVSRNLGAAKGLILLPFLWMPVEYLHMDWDMSFPWLNLGYVFANRPSWIQWYSYSGIWGGTLWVLWVNAILFRSFLPSQPKATVISWVLKSIFIIGIPVGVSHWMYAHYEEVGRPVNVVSVQPNLDPYSVKFTLDDEETVDRFISFAKPYLSDSTDYLIGPETMIGKGRLNEATLSYTRAIQKLQHLSDSLPKLRTVIGLSSHLRYRSKETETARPLGNNGGYVDQFNTSIQIGPTGMEIPRYHKSKLVVGVEKVPFKWLFEPLLAGGIDLGGATGTLGGQTDRAVFTREMDSSVIATPVCWEADFPGYTAEFVRNGAQALFAITNDGWWNDTPGKTQHMYYASVRAIENRRDVVRSANTGISCYINQRGDISHQIPYETDGAFAAVVYLNDELTLFTKSGDVGGRISIFISIAVLLSIVVKLRTGR, via the coding sequence ATGCGTAAACTACTTGCCGCTCTTTCTACCGCGGGGTTACTAGCCATCGCTTGGCCTGCGAATGGAAGTTTAACGCCCCTGGTCTTTGGGGCTTTTATTCCCATGCTTTGGTTGGAGAAGGTCATTCGCTTATCGGATTCCAAACACAGAGGCCGTCAATTGTTTTTTTATGCTTGGTTGAGCTTTGGTCTTTTCAATTTGGGAACCACTTGGTGGGTGAGTTATGCGCATTGGAGTGGAACAGCGGCTACCACTATTGTCAACGGCGGACTAATGGCGTTTTGCTTTTGGCTCTTTCACATTGTAAGCAGAAACCTTGGGGCAGCTAAAGGCTTGATCTTGCTTCCGTTCTTATGGATGCCTGTAGAATATCTACATATGGATTGGGATATGTCATTCCCATGGCTGAATCTCGGATATGTATTTGCCAATCGTCCCTCTTGGATTCAGTGGTATTCCTACTCTGGCATTTGGGGTGGAACTCTGTGGGTGTTGTGGGTGAATGCCATTCTCTTTAGAAGTTTCTTGCCCTCACAGCCCAAGGCAACAGTCATTTCTTGGGTGTTGAAATCCATTTTTATTATCGGCATCCCGGTGGGAGTTTCTCATTGGATGTATGCCCATTATGAAGAAGTGGGAAGACCTGTAAATGTGGTGTCGGTGCAACCCAACTTGGATCCTTATTCGGTTAAATTCACACTAGATGATGAGGAAACCGTAGATCGTTTCATCTCTTTTGCGAAACCGTATTTATCGGATAGTACCGATTACTTGATTGGTCCAGAAACCATGATCGGAAAAGGGCGACTCAATGAAGCCACACTTTCGTATACCAGAGCCATTCAGAAACTTCAGCACCTAAGTGATTCGCTTCCAAAACTCAGAACGGTCATTGGGCTTTCGAGTCATTTGCGCTATCGATCCAAAGAGACAGAAACCGCAAGACCTCTTGGAAATAATGGCGGATATGTCGATCAATTTAATACGTCCATTCAGATCGGACCAACGGGTATGGAAATTCCGAGATACCACAAGAGTAAATTGGTAGTTGGGGTTGAAAAAGTTCCATTCAAATGGCTCTTTGAACCGCTTCTAGCAGGTGGGATAGACTTGGGAGGAGCAACGGGAACCTTAGGAGGACAAACTGATAGAGCGGTGTTCACAAGAGAAATGGACTCGTCTGTAATTGCCACGCCGGTTTGTTGGGAAGCTGATTTTCCCGGCTATACGGCAGAGTTTGTTCGGAATGGTGCACAGGCACTTTTTGCCATCACGAATGATGGATGGTGGAACGATACACCTGGTAAGACACAGCATATGTACTACGCCAGTGTTCGAGCGATTGAGAATAGAAGGGATGTGGTACGAAGCGCGAATACAGGAATCTCTTGCTACATCAATCAAAGGGGAGATATTTCCCATCAAATACCCTATGAAACGGATGGGGCGTTTGCCGCAGTGGTCTATTTAAATGATGAACTCACACTCTTTACAAAGTCTGGCGATGTTGGTGGACGAATATCCATCTTTATCAGTATCGCCGTATTGCTGTCCATTGTCGTAAAACTTCGAACTGGGCGCTAA
- a CDS encoding CDP-alcohol phosphatidyltransferase family protein, translating into MRKHIPNAITLGNMLCGILAILLFTQYEFEWSIYLIGIAALLDFADGFVARMLKVSGDMGKQLDSLADVVSFGLAPAIGLTYVLKREICSFDSVLAFCDPSIAYVPLAIALFSAYRLAKFNIDTRQTDKFIGLPTPANSILILSLVWGIDHGTMDLAGASDYLEIIIVVFTAFSCWALIAELPLLALKFKNFGWADNKPRYLLILSAIVIFAFSGITGLSLVVLLYLIISIIDNRIHRHEISR; encoded by the coding sequence ATGAGGAAACACATTCCAAACGCAATTACCCTCGGAAATATGCTTTGCGGCATATTGGCCATTCTACTCTTCACTCAATACGAATTTGAGTGGAGCATCTATTTAATTGGCATTGCAGCATTGCTAGACTTTGCCGATGGCTTTGTTGCCCGAATGTTAAAAGTGAGTGGCGACATGGGGAAACAACTAGATTCTCTGGCCGATGTAGTCAGTTTTGGACTTGCTCCTGCCATTGGACTAACCTATGTATTGAAACGTGAGATTTGCAGCTTCGACTCTGTGTTGGCCTTTTGCGACCCTTCCATTGCTTACGTCCCTCTCGCCATCGCTCTTTTTTCGGCCTATCGCTTGGCGAAGTTTAATATTGATACTCGACAAACGGATAAATTCATCGGCTTGCCCACTCCGGCCAATAGTATTTTGATTCTTTCACTGGTTTGGGGGATAGATCACGGCACCATGGATTTGGCAGGAGCAAGCGATTACCTCGAAATAATCATCGTGGTATTCACCGCATTTTCATGTTGGGCTCTAATCGCCGAATTGCCGCTACTAGCGCTCAAATTCAAGAATTTTGGATGGGCTGACAACAAGCCGAGATACCTGTTGATTTTGAGCGCAATTGTAATATTCGCATTTTCAGGTATCACAGGTCTATCATTAGTTGTACTTTTGTACCTGATTATATCAATCATTGACAATAGAATTCACCGCCATGAAATTTCGCGCTGA
- the purS gene encoding phosphoribosylformylglycinamidine synthase subunit PurS, with amino-acid sequence MKFRAEIDVMPHKALLDPQGKTVTHSLKNIDLSAIDNVRIGKHITLEVEAGSKDEAHEMVDTACKKLLANPIMEGYEFELLEA; translated from the coding sequence ATGAAATTTCGCGCTGAGATCGACGTAATGCCGCACAAGGCACTTTTAGACCCACAGGGTAAGACGGTAACGCACAGTTTGAAAAACATTGACCTTTCCGCCATCGACAATGTTCGCATCGGAAAGCACATCACTCTTGAAGTCGAAGCCGGCAGCAAGGACGAAGCTCATGAGATGGTGGACACAGCTTGTAAAAAACTTCTAGCCAATCCTATTATGGAAGGTTATGAGTTCGAGCTATTAGAAGCATAA
- a CDS encoding acyl carrier protein phosphodiesterase, giving the protein MNFLAHLYLSFDDREVAIGNFVADSVKGEGLPHHSARIKTGIALHRAIDDFTDHHDIVRLSKQRLFPRYSHYSAVLVDIFYDHFLALNWKKWHNVPLRDFAHFHYEFFRSRKEDLPKQVQHMLPYMIQYDWLTNYAKFEGMKRVLGGMSRRASFNSKMEKAVEELHEFHAEFQSEFNAFFPQLIDFSKSKLDELKNNEE; this is encoded by the coding sequence ATGAACTTCCTTGCTCACCTTTATCTTTCATTTGACGATCGCGAAGTGGCGATTGGGAATTTTGTAGCCGACTCCGTGAAAGGAGAAGGACTTCCCCATCACAGTGCACGAATCAAAACGGGAATTGCACTACACCGAGCCATTGATGATTTTACAGATCATCACGACATTGTTCGACTGAGCAAACAAAGACTTTTTCCTAGGTATTCGCATTACAGTGCCGTGTTGGTCGACATTTTCTACGACCACTTCTTAGCTCTCAATTGGAAGAAGTGGCACAATGTTCCGCTCCGAGATTTCGCTCATTTTCACTACGAGTTTTTCCGGAGTAGGAAAGAAGACCTCCCAAAGCAAGTTCAGCACATGTTACCGTACATGATTCAATATGATTGGCTGACAAATTATGCGAAGTTTGAAGGAATGAAGAGGGTCCTTGGCGGCATGAGCCGAAGGGCATCGTTCAATTCCAAAATGGAGAAGGCCGTAGAAGAATTACACGAATTCCACGCTGAATTTCAGTCGGAGTTCAATGCCTTTTTTCCTCAACTAATAGATTTCTCGAAAAGCAAACTCGACGAGCTAAAGAACAACGAAGAATGA
- a CDS encoding bifunctional GNAT family N-acetyltransferase/carbon-nitrogen hydrolase family protein translates to MSSDLNTDMHVEVRHLEPSDYNSLKEAMLAAYPAIDDAYWSKKHIRDLLETFPDGQIGVYVNGKLVGAALSLIVDYSLFGDNHTYDKITGGETFSTHTEDGDTLYGIDIFVHPDFRGLRLARRLYDARKEICENLNLRAIMAGGRIPNYASYANELTPKQYIDKVKIKEIHDPTLSFQLSNDFHVRKVLRNYLPGDNESKDYATLLEWINIYYQPEEKLINSPKQIVRLGLVQWQMRLFPTFDSLVEQIEFFVDSVSGYGADFALFPELFNAPLMEKYNNLGERDAIREMAGYTERLLEIFRDFAVSYNVNIITGSMPRIDEKGHLKNIAYLCHRNGNIDSYEKIHITPAEATAWGMQGGDVLKVFETDAGKVGILICYDVEFPELPRLLREQGMQLLFVPFLTDTQNGYMRVRSCAMARAVENECYVAIAGSVGNLPRVNNMDIQYAQSAVFTPSDFAFPTNQIKAEATPNTEMTLIADVDYDLLKELHVHGSVRTVSDRRKDLYQLKWIGKS, encoded by the coding sequence ATGAGTTCCGACCTAAATACTGATATGCACGTAGAGGTGCGCCACCTCGAACCTTCCGACTACAATTCACTCAAAGAGGCCATGCTCGCAGCCTATCCGGCCATTGACGATGCGTACTGGTCTAAAAAACACATTCGAGACTTGCTCGAAACCTTTCCCGATGGTCAAATTGGGGTATATGTGAATGGGAAGCTGGTTGGAGCTGCGCTTTCACTCATTGTAGATTACTCGCTATTTGGGGATAATCACACCTATGACAAAATCACAGGTGGGGAAACCTTCTCAACCCATACCGAAGATGGTGACACCTTGTATGGAATTGACATCTTCGTTCATCCCGATTTCCGAGGCCTTCGACTCGCCCGCCGACTCTATGATGCGAGAAAAGAAATCTGTGAGAACTTAAACCTTCGGGCCATCATGGCGGGCGGACGAATTCCAAATTACGCTTCCTACGCCAACGAGCTCACGCCGAAGCAGTACATCGACAAGGTGAAGATCAAGGAAATCCACGACCCAACGTTGTCGTTTCAACTTAGCAACGATTTTCACGTCAGAAAGGTGCTGAGAAACTACTTGCCAGGCGACAATGAATCGAAAGATTACGCTACACTGCTGGAGTGGATCAACATCTACTATCAACCCGAAGAAAAACTCATCAATTCCCCCAAACAGATTGTGCGATTGGGTCTGGTTCAGTGGCAAATGCGCCTCTTTCCAACTTTTGACTCCCTCGTCGAACAAATCGAATTCTTTGTGGATTCCGTTAGTGGATACGGCGCAGATTTCGCCTTATTCCCCGAATTATTCAACGCTCCACTTATGGAGAAGTACAACAATTTGGGAGAGCGAGATGCCATCCGAGAAATGGCGGGATATACCGAGCGCTTGCTGGAGATCTTCCGCGACTTCGCTGTGAGCTATAATGTGAACATCATCACAGGGTCAATGCCGCGTATTGATGAAAAAGGCCACCTCAAGAATATCGCCTACTTATGTCACAGAAACGGAAATATCGATAGTTACGAGAAAATCCATATCACCCCTGCAGAAGCTACAGCTTGGGGCATGCAAGGAGGAGACGTTCTCAAAGTATTTGAAACCGATGCGGGAAAGGTGGGAATTCTGATTTGCTACGACGTTGAGTTCCCTGAACTACCAAGACTATTGCGTGAACAAGGCATGCAATTGCTCTTTGTTCCGTTCTTAACCGACACCCAAAATGGATACATGAGGGTTCGATCATGTGCCATGGCTAGAGCCGTAGAAAACGAATGTTATGTGGCTATTGCAGGGTCGGTTGGAAACCTTCCGAGAGTAAACAACATGGACATTCAATATGCCCAGTCTGCCGTATTCACCCCTTCTGATTTCGCATTCCCGACCAATCAAATCAAAGCAGAAGCCACTCCAAATACAGAGATGACTTTGATTGCCGATGTTGATTATGATCTTTTAAAAGAACTCCACGTGCACGGAAGCGTACGAACCGTAAGTGACCGAAGAAAGGATTTGTATCAATTGAAGTGGATCGGAAAGTCTTAA
- a CDS encoding vanadium-dependent haloperoxidase — protein MKHLNLILLFSILLGCSPSESTSNLEPMGSENVAYKWGQMALEATALDTERFKPRPTITSRYLGLIFTSVFDAWSRYDSEAIPVYLDGVSRRPTEEQTLKNKEIAISYAAYRTMLEYYYSDSALFSEFMVELGLDPSNTSTDPSTPEGIGNLAALAVIEARKGDGSNQYGEEVDTLSVPYFDYTYYQPVNSVDTNVDINRWQPKYFSDGAGGQFAPSCLTPFWQNVKPISMTSGDQFRPGPPPMVGSEQLKEEVAQVVEMQANLTDQQKALVEFMRDGPQSVQQAGHWLKFAQDVSIRDNHTLDQDVKMYFLNQVVAMDAFIASWDSKMYYDYARPFALVHEYYGGKTITAWGGEGYGMIEMDGNDWRPYSPSIFLCPPFPSYTSGHSTISGACAEALKYWTGSDEFGVEVEWVAGCLTEQDRLGDTVTLSFPTFTDAAEQAGISRLYGGYHIQADNIAGLELGRDVARNAWSFYMKHVPSASSPFESK, from the coding sequence ATGAAACATCTCAATCTAATTCTCCTATTCTCCATTCTACTGGGTTGTAGTCCATCAGAATCCACCTCTAACTTAGAGCCCATGGGATCTGAAAATGTAGCCTACAAATGGGGACAAATGGCTCTTGAAGCAACCGCACTAGATACCGAAAGGTTCAAACCTAGACCGACCATTACCTCCCGATATCTCGGATTGATTTTCACTTCTGTTTTTGATGCTTGGTCGCGATATGACTCAGAAGCGATCCCGGTTTACTTAGACGGCGTTAGTCGTAGACCGACAGAAGAGCAAACACTCAAAAATAAAGAAATCGCGATCAGCTATGCGGCATACAGAACCATGCTTGAGTATTATTACTCTGACTCTGCACTGTTCTCTGAGTTCATGGTTGAACTCGGCCTAGACCCTTCCAATACAAGCACAGACCCATCAACCCCAGAAGGCATTGGCAACTTGGCGGCCTTGGCAGTGATCGAAGCCCGAAAAGGAGATGGCTCCAACCAATACGGCGAAGAAGTAGACACCTTGAGTGTACCTTATTTCGACTATACTTACTATCAGCCTGTCAATTCTGTAGACACCAATGTTGATATTAACCGATGGCAACCTAAGTACTTTAGTGATGGCGCAGGTGGACAATTTGCACCAAGTTGCTTGACACCTTTCTGGCAAAATGTAAAGCCCATCAGCATGACTTCCGGCGATCAGTTCCGCCCAGGTCCTCCACCAATGGTGGGTTCGGAGCAACTCAAAGAAGAAGTGGCTCAAGTGGTTGAAATGCAAGCCAATCTTACCGATCAACAAAAGGCCTTGGTAGAGTTCATGCGCGATGGCCCTCAATCAGTACAGCAAGCGGGGCACTGGCTCAAATTTGCACAAGATGTATCCATCCGAGACAATCACACGCTTGATCAAGATGTAAAGATGTACTTCCTCAATCAAGTTGTGGCAATGGATGCCTTTATCGCTTCATGGGATTCAAAAATGTACTATGACTATGCACGACCTTTCGCATTGGTTCATGAATATTATGGCGGAAAGACCATCACCGCGTGGGGCGGAGAAGGATATGGTATGATAGAAATGGATGGAAACGACTGGCGTCCGTATTCACCATCCATCTTCTTATGTCCTCCATTCCCTAGTTACACTTCCGGACATAGCACAATTAGCGGTGCTTGTGCTGAAGCACTAAAATATTGGACAGGAAGTGATGAATTTGGCGTAGAAGTAGAATGGGTAGCTGGTTGTTTAACGGAACAAGATCGCTTGGGCGATACCGTAACATTGAGCTTCCCAACTTTCACAGACGCCGCAGAACAGGCCGGCATTTCAAGATTGTATGGAGGATATCACATCCAGGCCGACAACATTGCTGGATTGGAGCTTGGTAGAGATGTTGCTCGAAACGCGTGGAGCTTTTACATGAAGCACGTTCCAAGTGCTAGTTCTCCTTTTGAATCAAAGTAG
- a CDS encoding SprB repeat-containing protein: MSERLFPIAFLRQFVAVFVFTTILLAPESGKAQCTTPGPGEVAIEIVFEADGFGTEISWNLQDSATGNLYASVGSGSYNSNNVYGPTALPQHQLCLPTNQTLKLNAFDSFGDGWNGGTFYARYAETQDTAFSYTLASGSTGVAYFQVEPVLKKVSICQGESSPALVIDDTIALDSGQYIYSWEESFDRATWAAAPSWNGDPYSYQPLGSRTDTSYYRRIAIDSAASDTIIDEINLIVPDSLLIDSVLIDSSFCAGVDDGSITLYISGGAPPYSYSWSDNSTAGNRTGLAPGIYSVVVSDQTGCMDSITVEVAAVAPFEANIAIDDSLLCYSDTLAALSLTGFTANANITYLWSTGDTTQSIDSLTAGTYWGRATDTSTGCIASDTITLVQPDTLVIDSIVLSNNVSCYGGSDGSVTVYHTGGTGVVTYTFTGLNTSVVLNDPNALIADDYTVLVTDENGCTSVNTVNITVGNDRQELDGGSIGN, encoded by the coding sequence ATGAGCGAAAGACTATTCCCTATAGCTTTCCTTAGACAGTTTGTGGCTGTCTTTGTATTCACGACAATTTTACTTGCTCCTGAATCAGGAAAAGCTCAGTGTACAACACCCGGTCCGGGCGAAGTTGCTATTGAAATTGTTTTCGAAGCCGACGGCTTTGGTACAGAGATTTCATGGAATTTACAGGATAGTGCAACTGGAAACCTTTATGCATCTGTTGGTTCCGGCTCTTACAACTCAAACAACGTATATGGCCCAACGGCCCTTCCTCAACACCAGTTATGTCTTCCAACGAATCAAACATTGAAGCTCAATGCATTTGATTCATTTGGCGATGGTTGGAATGGAGGTACGTTCTATGCACGATACGCAGAAACCCAGGACACTGCATTTAGTTACACCTTGGCATCTGGATCAACAGGAGTAGCCTATTTCCAAGTAGAACCTGTCCTTAAAAAAGTAAGCATCTGTCAAGGGGAATCATCTCCCGCGCTTGTGATAGATGACACCATAGCACTAGACTCGGGCCAATACATCTACTCTTGGGAAGAGTCCTTTGATAGAGCGACTTGGGCAGCCGCACCTAGTTGGAATGGTGATCCATATTCATATCAGCCATTGGGCTCAAGAACAGATACCAGTTACTATCGTCGTATCGCGATTGATTCCGCAGCTAGCGATACAATTATCGATGAAATTAATCTCATTGTACCAGATTCACTATTGATTGACTCTGTACTCATCGATTCTTCCTTCTGTGCTGGAGTTGATGATGGGTCCATCACCCTCTATATCAGCGGTGGTGCTCCTCCTTATTCTTACTCCTGGAGCGACAATAGTACTGCGGGTAACCGAACAGGATTGGCTCCAGGTATTTACTCTGTAGTAGTTAGTGATCAAACAGGATGTATGGATTCTATCACCGTAGAAGTAGCCGCAGTTGCTCCGTTTGAAGCGAATATTGCCATAGACGATAGTTTATTGTGCTATTCCGATACGCTAGCCGCACTCTCTTTAACGGGCTTCACCGCCAATGCAAACATCACCTACCTGTGGAGTACAGGAGACACGACGCAATCCATTGACTCCTTGACTGCTGGCACTTATTGGGGCCGCGCTACCGACACGTCTACAGGTTGTATTGCCAGCGATACGATTACTCTAGTGCAACCTGATACGCTTGTGATTGACTCCATTGTATTGAGCAACAATGTGTCTTGTTACGGTGGAAGTGATGGTAGTGTGACCGTTTACCACACGGGCGGTACGGGTGTCGTTACGTACACCTTTACTGGACTGAACACAAGTGTGGTTCTCAATGATCCGAATGCACTTATAGCCGACGATTACACGGTCTTAGTTACTGATGAAAATGGATGTACCTCGGTCAATACCGTAAATATTACGGTTGGAAACGATCGACAAGAGCTCGACGGCGGGTCCATAGGTAATTAA